Proteins co-encoded in one Kwoniella shandongensis chromosome 12, complete sequence genomic window:
- a CDS encoding superoxide dismutase [Cu-Zn]: protein MVKAVAVLKGDSSVQGVITFSQADENSPVTVTGDIKNLAANAERGFHIHEFGDNTNGCTSAGPHFNPHGKNHGGPTSAERHVGDLGNVKTDGSGVASVNITDKSISLFGQYSIIGRSAVVHEGTDDFGTGGHPDSLKTGNAGGRAACGVM, encoded by the exons atggtcaag GCTGTAGCTGTTCTCAAGGGTGACTCTTCCGTCCAGGGTgtcatcaccttctctcaGGCCGACGAGAACTCTCCCGTCACTGTCACCGGTGAC ATCAAGAACCTCGCCGCTAACGCTGAGCGAGGTTTCCACATCCACGAGTTTGGAGATAACACCAACGGATGTACTTCCGCCGGTCCTCACTTCAACCCCCACGGCAAGAACCACGGTGGACCCACCTCTGCTGAGAGGCACGTCGGTGATCTCG GCAACGTCAAGACTGACGGTTCCGGTGTCGCCTCGGTGAACATCACCG ACAagtccatctccctcttcggCCAGTACTCCATCATCGGTCGATCCGCCGTCGTCCACGAGGGTACCGATGACTTCGGTACCGGTGGTCACCCCGACTCGCTCAAGACTGGTAACGCCGGTGGCCGAGCTGCCTGTGGtgtcatgtga